The DNA segment ATGTCACGCACCGGATCAGGAATGTACTCGTCCAGTGTCTCTACCAGCTTCTGTACCGCAGGCATGCCGATATCAGACGCATCACCTTCCAGCGCCTTCAGCGCAGAACCGATGATGATTGGCGTGTCGTCGCCCGGGAAGTCATACAGATCCAGCAACTCGCGCACTTCCATCTCTACCAGCTCGAGCAGCTCGGCATCGTCAACCATGTCCGCTTTGTTCATGAACACAACGATGTAAGGTACACCCACCTGACGTGACAGCAGGATGTGCTCACGCGTCTGCGGCATGGGGCCGTCAGCGGCTGATACCACCAGGATTGCGCCGTCCATCTGCGCAGCACCGGTAATCATGTTCTTCACATAGTCAGCGTGACCAGGGCAGTCAACGTGCGCGTAGTGACGCTTCGGCGAATCGTATTCAACGTGCGCTGTGGAGATCGTGATACCACGCTCACGCTCTTCCGGTGCGTTATCGATCTGATCGAATGCACGCGCTTCACCTGAACCCCAGATCTCTGCACAGACACGTGTCAGAGCCGCTGTCAGCGTTGTCTTACCATGGTCAACGTGACCAATTGTGCCAACGTTGACGTGTGTTTTATTACGTTCAAATTTACCCTTCGCCATTGTGACCGCCTCTTTATCCTAACCAAGCAATTTTGAAAACAACCCGTCCATATCAACAAGGGCTGCTATTCGGAAGTGCTCGGCACATCAAGTCGCACCGGCACTCTTTTGCATCAAATCAAACACCATACAAACTGGTGCTCACATCCAGAGTCGAACTGGAGACCTCTTCATTACCAATGAAGTGCTCTACCGCCTGAGCTATGCGAGCAAAAATTAACAGCACCCAGAGCACTTAATTCACCAAACCTGGAGCGGGTAGCGGGAATCGAACCCGCATAACCAGCTTGGAAGGCTGGTGTTCTACCGTTGAACTATACCCGCCTTTCGCCAGAACTTGTTAAATATCAATCAGCTCATCATGGTGGAGGGGGGTGGATTCGAACCACCGAAGCTTTCGCGTCAGATTTACAGTCTGATCCCTTTGGCCGCTCGGGAACCCCTCCCGCAAGAGCCGACGGGATACATTTTTCCCGGGTCTCTAAAGCAGAGGCGGCATTTTAGGGGAATTAGTCCGGCAGTGCAATCATTTCGCAGAGTTTTTCTGTGATACCGGCCCCGGCATCGATACCCTGTGCAATCTCAGCAGATTCCTGAATAAAATCAGAATCTTCATCATTCTGGAAGACGATGAAATAGACGCGTCGAGTACGGTTTTCTACCTGCATTTCAACCGCCGCGCCGAGGCCCGAGACCTGCTCATAGACATTGCTGGCATTATCCCTGTCAGCAAACAGGCCAAGCGAGACAACACCATCCAGATCCCCACCCACAACCAGATAGGTGTCTATATCCAACCCGGCGCCCTCAATAGCGGAACGAACCGAGGTCAGCAGCGCTGCACCTGCCGGGCCAGTCTCAGCTGGCGGCACAAGCACACGATACAGCGGCACCAGGGGCTCCGCCTCAACGCCGGCGCGCCAGTCGCGGCCCTGCAACTGTTCTGACGCCAATGCGCGCAAGCTGGATTCATCAGAAAATGGTCCAAGCGCGATACATAATTCAGGTTGCCGCTCTATGATCGATAGCGGCCGCTCAATTTCACTCATCAGCACCAGAGTCTCGACACCCGACCGGTCGCCGGCGGTCTCGACCGGCCCTGAGGCTGGCTGCAGTGCCGCCCAAAGTGCGTACAATAAATTCAGCATCAGCAGCACCAGGGCCAACCTTCGCATCACTGCGCATCCTGGTCGCTGGGCAATGGCCGCAGGGACGGCAGCATCTCGCCGCCAGAAATTGTCACCCTGCCCTCCGCGGTATCGAGCAGCAGGCAGCCCGACGCATCCACGCCTGCAGCAACGCCGACACGCCCATGCTGACCCGCTTTGATTTCAACCGGCTGCCCGGCATACGCATCCAGCTGCATCCATTCGTTGCGAAACGGAGCAAACCCGTGTCGCTCAAAATCAGCCAGTGCCTGCACCAGTTCGTTAACCAGCGCTGCGGCCAGCTGGTTGCGATCAACAACCCGGTCGGTCACTGCCACCAGATCACTATAAGGCTGATCGATGGCAGCACCGGCGGTCGCAGGCATCTGGGCATTGACGCCAATACCGATGACCACCCGGCAAGGACCGCTGACATCTCCGCTGATCTCAAGCAGAATGCCAGCCAGTTTGCGCTGATGGAAAAGAATATCATTGGGCCACTTCACCTGAAGCCCGTCGCAGCCCATATGGCGCAGCGCTTTGACAACAACCAGCGCACACACCAGGCTCAGCCCCTCCAGACCAGCAACACCGGACTGGAACGGCCATAGTAATGACATATATATGTTGCGACCAAAAGGACTGACCCATTGCCGGCCCCTTCGCCCTCGCCCCTGTGCCTGGTGCTCCGCCATAACAAGCCATGACGACGTCCCGTTTGCCGCTTTGCGCGCAGCCTCGGCGTTGGTGGAATCAATTGAGAAGTGCAGGTCGAATGCCTGCGCCAGATGCTTCGCCGCCGGGCTCAAACTGGTCCCGATCAGACCTTTGTCCAGTAACCTGACACCACCGCTAATCTGATACCCTTGGCCCGGCACGGCCTGAACATCGACACCCAGCGCACGCAGCGCCTCTATCTGTTTCCAGATGCCAGCGCGACTCAGCCCGAAGGCATCTCCCAGCGCACGCCCTGAATGAATACGACCATCCGCAAGCAATGACATAAGCGGCTGCAGGTTCATGTTAACGAGCTTCGCCGATCCGCATCCAGGCCAGAAACATTTCGTCCCATACCTGATCGCCCCATTCAACCTCTTGAGAAGGGTCCGGGTTCAGCGGGTTAAAACGGGAATTGTCGAAAGCGCCCTCAGCCACAATCTCGGTACCGGCAGGCAGAAACACGGGCTCACGCAAGCGATAGACCATCTGCCAGTTATGCTGAAAATTGGGAATCGACAGCAATCCTTCTTCGCTGCCATCGGGAAACACCGCCCTGAATCGGATATGTTTGCCCCGATAGTGCATGTGTGGCGCAAAACTGTACAGGTAACTATCATCGGGAATCAGTGTCTTTGCCGTCACCGGGTACTCCCTGACCCCCGGCGGTATGACAAACTCACCGTTCATCACCGCCGTTCTCTCCAGCACCTGTGCTGGCGGTGCATCGTGGAAATACAGGCCCAGGCGGCTGTTGTCCGTGAGCTCACGACCAATGGTGGTGTAGTGGAACTGAATCATGAAACGCATGTCGCGCTTGAGCAGAATCCCGGTGTCCGGGTCCAGTTCAATGTGCCCCCGGCCCGGTGCATAACCACCAAAATTGGTACGACTTCCGCCTCCACTTGCGTTCTGCCTTTGCTGGCGAGCATCCTGAGTGTAGACAATGACATGGTGCAACGCAGACTTCTCATCGACATCAAATGCGTAGGCAGACACCCACTTGTCTTCGGTCAGCCCGATTTCCAGTGGCACAAAAACATAATCAAGGACGCCATTTGCCGGCACCTTGTGCGCCGGAAAGTCGATGACAAGGTCTGGCTCGCCCAGCTCCCACTCTGACGCGCCGGGCTCCAGCTCAGCCAAGGGATCCGGGGCACTTTCGTTGCGGGACGCGCCCGTTTCGATCCAGCGCATCAGAATGCGCATTTCTTCATCGCTGATATGATGCACATCAGCAAAACGCCCGGCGTCGTCATAGTCTATCTGGCCCGGAGGCATCCGGCGCGTCAGCAGTGTCTCCCGAATCATGCCGCTCCAGCCCTGCACCATGCGGTGTCCATCCATGACCCAGGGCGCCACGCCCTGCGCCTGATGACAACCAACACATCGATCGATAAGAATCGGCGCCACATCATGCTCATAGGTAATTGACTGAGCGCGCACTTCCTCTATCTGGTCAAGCACCAGTGGCTCACCTTCCGATGGCGACGGGCTATCGATGAAAGGCTCCCCCCGCACCACCGAGTGCACCACGTAGTGCAGATGCGAGCTCATGCCGGGCAGATTGGCAGCCAGCGCCTGCTGCATGGCATTACCCTGGTATAACCCCACCCCGCCACGATAAATGATATCGCCGCGCGCCGGATTGATAACCAGCACTTCATCCCCGCGAGTAAAGTCGAGAGCATCACTGACCAGTTGGGATGAGTCCAGCAAAAAAGGCGTATCGGTATCCATGCGCCGGGCCAGATCTGACAGACCTGCACGCGTCTGGCCGCTGTCAGGCACCAGCACCATGAACCGTACGGGCGCACCCTGAAAGCGCTTATGGAGAGAAACGATCTCGGAAAGTGCGGCTTCACGAGCACCACAATCCGGGCTGCAAACAAACACAACAACGGCGCGCTGATCCGCGTAGCGGCTCAACTGATGAAAGCGACCCTGATGGTCGATAAGTGCAAAATCCGGTACCTGGTTTGTCGTTGCGGACGCACCTGAGCACCAGATCAAGCCTGCAATCATAAGCAGGATTTTAATCATCTGACCGTCATTCCGAGATTGCCGTGTCTGTAAAGGAGTCATGCGCCCGCGATTATAATCAATCACTGTGACCAGACTACAAATCAGAGAAATAACATTGCAATTATTTGTAACGCTCGCTCGGTTAATATCCCGAAAAAAAGCCGGCCCGGAGGCCGGCTTTCATCTTACGATTAGCGAACGTCGGCGGCAGCCGCCTTGTCTTTGCGAAGCTTGCTGACTACAGAGGCCGCCTCAAGCATCACCAGCACACTGACCACCAGAACGATGAAATCAAGCGTGACCAGCAGGTAATTACCAGCCTGGTAAAAATCTACCAGTTGAATCAATCCTGCCAGGAAGGACGTAATCAAGACAAAAATCATTGGCACCAGCGTATAAATTGCCGGGCGGTCCATTTTCATCAACATCACCGTGATAACCAGCAGCGTCAGGCTGGCCAGGATCTGGTTGGTAGCACCAAACAATGGCCAGATGATCATGCCACCGGCGCCGGAAGAGCCACCGGCACCAAAGGCCAGCAACAAACAGGCGGCCACTGCAATCAGCGTTGCCGGCACACCTTTATTGAACAGATTGATTTTGTAGATATCGCCCCATTCCTGAATGATATAACGCTGTAGCCGCACACCTGAATCCATGGTTGTACCGGCAAACAGGGCAACCATGGTCGCCAGCAGTACCTGCGCAAAATTCTCCGACAGCCCCCACGAGGAGGAGATCAGCGTGGCACCGCCGGCGATAAACGCGGGCGCACCACCGTCAGAGAAGTTGGCATACAGCGTGTGCCATTGTTCCGGGCTGGCGGCATAGGCCACCGAACACACAGCAACAATGGTAATCAGCGCCAGCGAACCTTCACCGATGGCACCCAGGTAACCAACAAAACGCGCGTCAGTTTCCTTGTCCAGTTGTTTGGAACTGGTGCCCGACGCGACAATGCCGTGGAAACCGGAGATCGCGCCGCAGGCAATGGTGACAAACAGCAGCGGGAAGATACTGGGCGTATTGGCCGCTGTCTGAGTATTAAACATGGGCGCCGTCATTTCCGGCATGGTCAGGAAAACCGCGCCGTACAACAGGATCAGGCCCACAATCAACTGCATGCCGTTAATAAAGTCACGTGGCTGCAGCAACATCCATACTGGCAACATTGACGCAATGGCCGCGTAGACAAACAGGATAATGATCCAGTTGGCATTGGCTGTCAGGCCGAACATGGTTTCAGGTAGCGTCAATTCGATAAACGTGCCCGCCCAGATTGACAGGTACAGAGCCACAACCCCAGCGATCGTCAGCAATACCAGACTGTAGTTGCGACGCAGCAGTTGACCGATGATCAATGCAACAACAATCGCCGACCAGGCCGGGAACACAGACCCCGGTGTCCCTACAAAACCGCCCGCGATCACCACGGCAAATACCGCATTAACCATCAACAGGAGCAGGAAGATTACAATAAGGAACAGTGATCGTGTCCGCTTACCAATGACATTCTCGGACAATGCACCGATGGATTTGCCCTTGTTCCGGGTACTGGCCCAGAGCGCGCCCATGTCGTGAACGCCGGCAAAAAAGATGGTACCAAAGGTGACCCAGAGAAGTGCCGGCACCCAGCCCCAATACACCGCGATGGCAGGCCCGACAATAGGCGCCGCACCGGCAACCGAGGTAAAGTGATGCCCCCAAAGAACATATTTGTTGGTGGGCACATAGTCCACACCATCGTTGAATTCGTGCGCTGGAGTTTTGAAATCAGGATCCAGTCGGTAAATCTTTTGCGCAATAAATCTGGAATAGACGAACCAGCCGAAAGACAGCCCCGCCAGACCAAACAGAATAATCATGATTCCGCTCATACAAAAACTCCCGCATTATTATTATCAACAACAGGTATTATCAACAACAGGTATCAAAAACCGGCCTGGTCGTTATCCATCAGGCGATATCGACAACCGGTTTTCAGCAACTGGTCAACATCAATTCAGATTTCAGCAATTCAGACAGTTGCTCATGAATCTGGCGCTGTGAACCAAGGGCAGCGCCGCATCATAACAAGTTCGCAATGATCAAGACAACGACAAGGACCAAAAGCCTGCACCCTGCAACGTTTTGTCACAAGCGACGGGGCAGACTGGCTATCCTGTATGGCCTGCATCATCACTGGGGGTAGCAAGATACCGGGTAAACAGCTCCTGCATCAACCAGAGCACACCCAACGACAGGGCCAGCAATGCCCCCCATTGCAGCAGCCCGGCAAAGAAATAACGATCCAGCGTCGGCAAGCTCAGATCATAGGCCATGAACCCCACAAACCGGTCCTGCATCCAGTGCCAGGCCCAATGTGCCACGATAGCCGATAGCAGAATGACGCCAAGGCGCTCTGGCAATGCATGTTTAAAGAGCAGATGAATCACCGGCACCATTAATAACAGCACCAGTATCTGACCAAGCTCCACCCCCAGGTTAAACGCCAGCAGCGACGTCACCAGGTGCGAACCGGCGAACTGCATGCTCTCAGTCAACAGGAAAGAGAAGCCGAAACCATGAATCAAGCCAAAGCCAAACGTCACTTTCCAGCGGTGACGCTGCTTGACGCCGACAATATTCTCCAGCGCCATATAAACAATTGATAGCGCTATCAACGTCTCGATCAGAGACGGAAACCATATCGCCGACGGCACCCATCCCAGCGCAGATGCCAGCAGAGTAATTGAGTGAGCAATGGTAAACGACGTAACGACCGGGATCAGCGCTCCGACTCGACGCAGGGGGATCAGCAGACAAAACAGGAATAAAAGGTGGTCTGTGCCTTCCAGGATATGATCAAAACCAAGCACAATGAAGTTGAAAACCGCCTGGTACCAGCGCGGATCCAGATAGACCCGCCCCGGATTGCCGATGTAACTGAAGGTTCTTTCGCTGCCATCCTCGACCACATAACGCAGCACCGTTGTTGTTTCCAGGCCCAGCCCACCCAGACGTGCATCAATGGAAAAACGCGATTCCGCAGAAGTAATCGGGTACGACGCCAGCACATCCAGAAAACCTTGCCGATAGTACAGGTCAACATCATCGGCCAGCGGCGCACTGCGCACATTGGCCAATGCGGTCTCATAATCGACAAAGGTACGGCTGGAAGGCAACGATACCCGGACCGCGTCGATGCGCGGACTATCCAGTAATTGATCATCCTCAAACATCTGAATCGACTGCAGTATCCGATCTGCGGCAACGTCTTCAAGCTCTGCCTGGGCCTCGGAGAAGATCAGGTAACCCACTGAACCGCGCAGCGGCAGCCCTGCCTCTCCCACCGAGTCCATGGGGATCCGCATCAGCAGATTTAGTCGGCCCGGCTCCGCTTTGACAAAACCCTGAACGGCCACCCGTGACGGAATTTCGTCGGCCAGGGCAGGTGCTGAAGCGATAGCAAATACACCGAACAACAGCGTCAGGCAGACCCTAAAAACAAAAAAAGTGTTTGCAACATGTTTCTTATTATTCGACATAACTTCCTCTAAATACCTCGATGGAGGACAGACTCAGACGTCAGTAGGCGACCACACGCAGCCTGGTTGTTCAATTTGTAAGACGGGTGAGTATACTGAGCATATAGAACTGAGTATACTTCCGGTTCGACAGATCAATATGCTCGGCATGAAATGACCCTGGAGGGAGTATAATGACAAAAAAAACGAAGATAGCAGTAGGCGCAAGTCTTGCGCTGGCCGTGGCAGCAATGGGCGCAGGACAGTCCATGTTGCAGAAACCTGTTGCGGCGCAGGCCGGCTCGATGGTAAGTGCACCGAGCTTTGAGGTTGATCCGTACTGGCCAAAACCTCTTCCCAATCAATGGATTATCGGCCGCACAATCGGCATCGACATTGATGAACGGGACCACGTATTCATTGTGCACCGTGATCAGGACGCGATGTTCGGCGGTGCCACAGAAATTGGCCTGAAAATGGGCGTCAGCGACTGCTGTACCCCTGCCCCGCCAATTCTCGAATTTGACCCCGAAGGCAATCTTGTTAATGCCTGGGGCGGCCCCGGTGACAACTTCACCTGGCCAGCATCCAACCACGGCCTGGCTGTAGCACCTAACGGCAACGTCTGGATCGGCGGCAACGGCGGCGGCGACTCACATGTTCTGGTATTTACCGGTGACGGGCAGTTTGTAGCCCAGTACGGTATGCCCGGCCAGGAAGTCGACAGCAACAGCAGAACCCATTTCGGGCAGGTAGCCGACATCGAGATTGACGGCAACACCAATGAAGCCTACATCGCTGACGGTTATCGCAACAAGCGTGT comes from the Pseudohongiella acticola genome and includes:
- a CDS encoding NHL repeat-containing protein, with amino-acid sequence MTKKTKIAVGASLALAVAAMGAGQSMLQKPVAAQAGSMVSAPSFEVDPYWPKPLPNQWIIGRTIGIDIDERDHVFIVHRDQDAMFGGATEIGLKMGVSDCCTPAPPILEFDPEGNLVNAWGGPGDNFTWPASNHGLAVAPNGNVWIGGNGGGDSHVLVFTGDGQFVAQYGMPGQEVDSNSRTHFGQVADIEIDGNTNEAYIADGYRNKRVAVLDASTGTFKRYWGAYGNRPEDGRVDYTPGEPLPQQFRGPVHCAVPSDDGLLYVCDRGSDRIQVFRPDGTFVREALIAPDTLAQGSTWDISFSNDEDQKFIYLADGQNFKIYVIDRESMEVLTSFGGGGRQPGQFYAPHSIASDSHNNIYTTETYEGKRVQKFVYQGMKETTRGGHTGVPWPADRL
- a CDS encoding HupE/UreJ family protein; amino-acid sequence: MSNNKKHVANTFFVFRVCLTLLFGVFAIASAPALADEIPSRVAVQGFVKAEPGRLNLLMRIPMDSVGEAGLPLRGSVGYLIFSEAQAELEDVAADRILQSIQMFEDDQLLDSPRIDAVRVSLPSSRTFVDYETALANVRSAPLADDVDLYYRQGFLDVLASYPITSAESRFSIDARLGGLGLETTTVLRYVVEDGSERTFSYIGNPGRVYLDPRWYQAVFNFIVLGFDHILEGTDHLLFLFCLLIPLRRVGALIPVVTSFTIAHSITLLASALGWVPSAIWFPSLIETLIALSIVYMALENIVGVKQRHRWKVTFGFGLIHGFGFSFLLTESMQFAGSHLVTSLLAFNLGVELGQILVLLLMVPVIHLLFKHALPERLGVILLSAIVAHWAWHWMQDRFVGFMAYDLSLPTLDRYFFAGLLQWGALLALSLGVLWLMQELFTRYLATPSDDAGHTG
- a CDS encoding redoxin domain-containing protein, coding for MIKILLMIAGLIWCSGASATTNQVPDFALIDHQGRFHQLSRYADQRAVVVFVCSPDCGAREAALSEIVSLHKRFQGAPVRFMVLVPDSGQTRAGLSDLARRMDTDTPFLLDSSQLVSDALDFTRGDEVLVINPARGDIIYRGGVGLYQGNAMQQALAANLPGMSSHLHYVVHSVVRGEPFIDSPSPSEGEPLVLDQIEEVRAQSITYEHDVAPILIDRCVGCHQAQGVAPWVMDGHRMVQGWSGMIRETLLTRRMPPGQIDYDDAGRFADVHHISDEEMRILMRWIETGASRNESAPDPLAELEPGASEWELGEPDLVIDFPAHKVPANGVLDYVFVPLEIGLTEDKWVSAYAFDVDEKSALHHVIVYTQDARQQRQNASGGGSRTNFGGYAPGRGHIELDPDTGILLKRDMRFMIQFHYTTIGRELTDNSRLGLYFHDAPPAQVLERTAVMNGEFVIPPGVREYPVTAKTLIPDDSYLYSFAPHMHYRGKHIRFRAVFPDGSEEGLLSIPNFQHNWQMVYRLREPVFLPAGTEIVAEGAFDNSRFNPLNPDPSQEVEWGDQVWDEMFLAWMRIGEAR
- the tuf gene encoding elongation factor Tu, translated to MAKGKFERNKTHVNVGTIGHVDHGKTTLTAALTRVCAEIWGSGEARAFDQIDNAPEERERGITISTAHVEYDSPKRHYAHVDCPGHADYVKNMITGAAQMDGAILVVSAADGPMPQTREHILLSRQVGVPYIVVFMNKADMVDDAELLELVEMEVRELLDLYDFPGDDTPIIIGSALKALEGDASDIGMPAVQKLVETLDEYIPDPVRDIEKPFLLPIEDVFSISGRGTVVTGRVERGIVKVGDEMEIIGLKDTVKTVCTGVEMFRKLLDEGRAGENVGVLLRGTKREDVERGQVLAKPGSITPHTKFEGEVYVLSKEEGGRHTPFFKGYRPQFYFRTTDVTGAVELPEGVEMVMPGDNLKFLVTLIAPIAMDEGLRFAIREGGRTVG
- a CDS encoding carbon starvation CstA family protein, whose protein sequence is MSGIMIILFGLAGLSFGWFVYSRFIAQKIYRLDPDFKTPAHEFNDGVDYVPTNKYVLWGHHFTSVAGAAPIVGPAIAVYWGWVPALLWVTFGTIFFAGVHDMGALWASTRNKGKSIGALSENVIGKRTRSLFLIVIFLLLLMVNAVFAVVIAGGFVGTPGSVFPAWSAIVVALIIGQLLRRNYSLVLLTIAGVVALYLSIWAGTFIELTLPETMFGLTANANWIIILFVYAAIASMLPVWMLLQPRDFINGMQLIVGLILLYGAVFLTMPEMTAPMFNTQTAANTPSIFPLLFVTIACGAISGFHGIVASGTSSKQLDKETDARFVGYLGAIGEGSLALITIVAVCSVAYAASPEQWHTLYANFSDGGAPAFIAGGATLISSSWGLSENFAQVLLATMVALFAGTTMDSGVRLQRYIIQEWGDIYKINLFNKGVPATLIAVAACLLLAFGAGGSSGAGGMIIWPLFGATNQILASLTLLVITVMLMKMDRPAIYTLVPMIFVLITSFLAGLIQLVDFYQAGNYLLVTLDFIVLVVSVLVMLEAASVVSKLRKDKAAAADVR
- the birA gene encoding bifunctional biotin--[acetyl-CoA-carboxylase] ligase/biotin operon repressor BirA, whose product is MSLLADGRIHSGRALGDAFGLSRAGIWKQIEALRALGVDVQAVPGQGYQISGGVRLLDKGLIGTSLSPAAKHLAQAFDLHFSIDSTNAEAARKAANGTSSWLVMAEHQAQGRGRRGRQWVSPFGRNIYMSLLWPFQSGVAGLEGLSLVCALVVVKALRHMGCDGLQVKWPNDILFHQRKLAGILLEISGDVSGPCRVVIGIGVNAQMPATAGAAIDQPYSDLVAVTDRVVDRNQLAAALVNELVQALADFERHGFAPFRNEWMQLDAYAGQPVEIKAGQHGRVGVAAGVDASGCLLLDTAEGRVTISGGEMLPSLRPLPSDQDAQ